A window from Malania oleifera isolate guangnan ecotype guangnan chromosome 7, ASM2987363v1, whole genome shotgun sequence encodes these proteins:
- the LOC131159175 gene encoding G-type lectin S-receptor-like serine/threonine-protein kinase LECRK3: MAAIPFLLLFAIFTTAAAQKISPGSSLTPTANSSWLSRSGLYAFGFYPQANGYGVGVFLIGIPQKTVVWTADRDNTPVPGNVTLLLSTDGSIILRPQQESSNTYIANPPEPASSASMLDSGNFVLYNSGGKIIWQSFDEPTEALVAGQRLLPGRELVSSASEDDHSKGIFRLKMQQDGNLVQYPVDTPDTAPYSYYSTGTMGRDNVTLNFNRDGFLYLVNSTGFGIANLTRGGYSTKDIYLMRIDVDGVFRLYSHSLDQNSNWSVKWESSSNKCDPKGLCGLNGFCVSNDQEADCKCLPGFDFVNQSHWSRGCQRNFTAEGCGHESGSIKYSIKPVDNTRWEDDSYSVLPLVTREECEESCLLDCNCEAALFNDDGNCRKQRLPLRYGRRQLEGTTSTALIKMGESTHHPPPEGILPSPVETKKELRMDILIIMGVLLAAFAAVSFALIGVLIYKNHVGAYRRTYYKDKYGFCEDVAPRSFPYEELEKVSGGFKDEIGKGSSATVYRGLTLEGRKEVAIKRLEKELANGEIEFQTEIKVIGKTYHRNLVQLLGYCLDGPKRLLVYEYMSNGSLADVLFNPAGNRPSWEERMGIVRDVARGLLYLHEECETQIIHCDIKPQNVLIDEYGRAKISDFGLAKSLKADQTRTFTAIRGTRGYVAPEWHRKLPVTVKVDVFSFGVMLLEIICCRRSVNFSLSDGEAILEEWVYSCFEAGELGKLVEDEEVDRKQLERKVRVGLWCIQDEPSLRPSMKKVLLMLEGSVDIPVPPSPTSFFSSV; the protein is encoded by the coding sequence TTTGGATTCTACCCTCAAGCAAATGGCTACGGTGTGGGGGTTTTCCTCATCGGAATCCCGCAGAAGACAGTGGTGTGGACAGCCGACCGAGACAACACCCCAGTCCCAGGCAATGTTACCTTGCTTCTCAGCACCGACGGAAGTATCATTCTGCGCCCGCAACAAGAAAGCAGCAACACATACATCGCTAATCCACCGGAACCAGCTTCTTCAGCTTCCATGCTGGACTCGGGTAATTTCGTGCTCTATAATTCTGGAGGCAAGATAATATGGCAAAGCTTCGATGAACCGACGGAAGCTCTCGTAGCCGGTCAGCGTCTCCTGCCAGGGCGAGAGCTAGTTTCTAGTGCTTCAGAAGACGACCACTCAAAGGGAATCTTTCGTCTCAAGATGCAGCAAGACGGAAACCTTGTGCAGTACCCGGTCGACACACCAGACACGGCGCCGTATTCCTACTATTCGACGGGTACAATGGGAAGAGATAATGTGACCCTAAATTTTAACAGGGATGGTTTCCTCTACCTGGTCAACAGCACTGGTTTCGGTATAGCGAATCTAACTCGGGGAGGGTATTCTACAAAAGATATCTATCTCATGAGAATAGATGTGGACGGTGTTTTCAGACTGTATTCGCACAGTCTAGATCAGAACAGCAACTGGTCAGTCAAATGGGAATCCTCGTCAAACAAGTGTGACCCCaaagggttgtgtggcctaaatGGATTTTGCGTTTCAAATGATCAAGAAGCTGATTGTAAGTGTCTTCCAGGCTTTGATTTTGTTAACCAGAGCCATTGGAGTAGGGGCTGCCAGAGAAACTTCACTGCAGAGGGCTGTGGACACGAGAGCGGAAGTATTAAATATAGCATCAAACCAGTGGACAATACTAGATGGGAAGATGATTCTTATTCTGTTTTACCATTGGTAACCAGAGAAGAATGTGAAGAATCTTGTCTGCTAGATTGTAACTGTGAAGCCGCGTTGTTCAATGACGACGGAAACTGCAGAAAGCAAAGGCTTCCTTTGAGGTACGGTAGGAGACAATTAGAAGGTACTACATCCACAGCCCTGATCAAGATGGGTGAATCAACGCACCATCCTCCCCCAGAAGGAATCCTTCCTTCGCCTGTCGAAACCAAGAAAGAGCTTCGGATGGACATCCTGATTATTATGGGTGTTCTCTTGGCCGCATTCGCAGCTGTTTCTTTTGCACTTATTGGAGTCCTTATCTATAAAAATCATGTGGGAGCTTATAGAAGGACCTATTACAAGGACAAATACGGATTTTGCGAGGATGTTGCTCCGCGATCATTTCCTTACGAGGAACTGGAGAAAGTGAGCGGGGGCTTCAAGGATGAGATCGGGAAAGGATCGTCGGCGACAGTTTACAGAGGGTTAACATTAGAGGGACGAAAAGAAGTAGCCATCAAGAGACTAGAGAAAGAATTAGCTAATGGGGAGATAGAGTTTCAGACAGAGATAAAAGTTATCGGGAAAACATATCATCGAAACCTTGTCCAACTGCTCGGTTACTGCCTGGATGGACCAAAAAGGCTTCTGGTGTATGAATACATGAGCAATGGCTCTCTGGCAGATGTACTCTTCAACCCTGCAGGAAACCGACCGAGTTGGGAAGAAAGAATGGGAATCGTCCGAGATGTAGCAAGAGGTTTATTGTATCTCCATGAAGAGTGTGAAACACAGATCATCCATTGTGACATTAAGCCTCAGAACGTACTCATAGATGAGTATGGGCGTGCTAAAATTTCCGACTTTGGATTGGCAAAGTCACTGAAAGCAGACCAGACCAGAACCTTCACAGCAATACGGGGAACTAGGGGTTATGTGGCGCCGGAGTGGCATCGGAAGCTGCCGGTTACGGTAAAAGTGGATGTGTTCAGCTTTGGGGTGATGCTGCTTGAGATAATATGCTGTCGGAGGTCTGTGAATTTTAGCCTTTCGGATGGGGAAGCCATTCTCGAGGAATGGGTTTACAGTTGCTTTGAGGCGGGAGAACTGGGAAAGCTGGTTGAGGATGAAGAGGTGGACAGGAAGCAATTGGAGAGGAAGGTTAGGGTGGGACTTTGGTGCATACAGGACGAACCATCACTGCGTCCTTCAATGAAGAAGGTTTTGCTCATGTTGGAAGGAAGTGTAGACATCCCAGTACCCCCAAGCCCCACTTCTTTTTTTAGTTCTGTCTGA